In Desulfobaculum bizertense DSM 18034, the genomic stretch ATTTTTATGCCCTTGTGGCTGGTTATCTGGTACGCGGTATATAGCGCACTGCCAGACATCGCTGATTTCATAACATATACGACGCTGGGCCTGAGCGAAAGTTCAGCACTTGGCAGCTCACTGCACTTCTTTATTTACGACGCGCCAAAGGTCATTATGATGCTGGTGCTGATTGTTTTTGCAGTAGGCATTATGAATAGCTACTTCACGCCGGAGCGAACGCGAAAAATGCTCGCGGGCCGACATGAAATAGTGAGCTGTTTTCTGGCATCCGGGCTGGGAGCCATTACGCCATTCTGCTCCTGCTCTGCTGTTCCGCTGTTCATTGGTTTTGTTTCGGCAAATGTTCCGCTTGGTGTCACGCTATCGTTTTTGATCTGCGCGCCAATGGTGAATGAAGTTGCGCTGGTCATGCTCTACGGCCTGTTTGGATTTAAGGTTGCAGCGCTGTACCTCGTCACGGGCCTGACCATTGCAACGACTATCGGCTGGCTGCTTGGCAGAATGAACATGGAAAAATACGTTGAACCGTGGGTTCGTCTGGCTCAGAGCCAGGAACAGGCCGCCGTAAAATATAGCTGGCATGACAAGATGCAGCTTGGCTGGGATGCTGTCGTCGATATTGTGGGCAAAGTCTGGATCTACGCGGTGGTAGGTATTGCCATTGGTGCGGTTATCCATGGCTACGTACCGCAGGACCTGATTGCCTCCATCATGGGCAAGGATTCCTTCTGGTTTGTTCCGGCGGCAGTGCTGATGGGTGTTCCGCTGTATAGCGATGCCGCGAG encodes the following:
- a CDS encoding permease — translated: MNIDLKPMKELQPLQPESATAGGGSCCSSASSKGKTGKAPHSLLRPIFMPLWLVIWYAVYSALPDIADFITYTTLGLSESSALGSSLHFFIYDAPKVIMMLVLIVFAVGIMNSYFTPERTRKMLAGRHEIVSCFLASGLGAITPFCSCSAVPLFIGFVSANVPLGVTLSFLICAPMVNEVALVMLYGLFGFKVAALYLVTGLTIATTIGWLLGRMNMEKYVEPWVRLAQSQEQAAVKYSWHDKMQLGWDAVVDIVGKVWIYAVVGIAIGAVIHGYVPQDLIASIMGKDSFWFVPAAVLMGVPLYSDAASVIPVISALFSKGAALGSVLAFMMSTVALSLPEIMILRRVLKPQLLATFVGIVSLGILFVGYLFNWLI